From one Passer domesticus isolate bPasDom1 chromosome 15, bPasDom1.hap1, whole genome shotgun sequence genomic stretch:
- the UBALD1 gene encoding UBA-like domain-containing protein 1, translating into MDELKHQVMINQFVLAAGCAADQAKQLLQAAHWQFETALSAFFQETNIPYSHHHQMMCTPANTPATPPNFPDALTMFSRLKASESFNSSSPVASMATSPPPPAPPLPQHGAFNPAWPTASPPGQQQSMWTPAAPAQPAGWPAAVSQQASAEQKANVTMEAER; encoded by the exons atGGACGAGCTCAAGCACCAGGTGATGATCAACCAGTTCGTGCTGGCGGCCGGATGCGCCGCCGACCAGgccaagcagctgctgcaggcggCCCACTGGCAGTTCGAG actgctctcagtGCTTTTTTCCAAGAAACAAACATCCCCTACAGCCACCACCATCAGATG ATGTGCACTCCTGCCAACACGCCGGCCACGCCGCCCAACTTCCCCGACGCCCTCACCATGTTCTCCCGCCTCAAGGCTTCCGAGAGCTTCAACAGCAGTAGCCCCGTGGCCTCCATGGCGActtccccgccgccgccggccccgccgctgccccagcacggggcCTTCAACCCCGCCTGGCCCACGGCCTCGCCAcccgggcagcagcagagcatgTGGACTCCGGCCGCGCCGGCGCAGCCCGCGGGCTGGCCGGCCGCCGTCTCCCAGCAGGCCAGCGCAGAACAGAAGGCCAACGTGACCATGGAGGCAGAGAGATGA